Proteins from one Fragaria vesca subsp. vesca linkage group LG6, FraVesHawaii_1.0, whole genome shotgun sequence genomic window:
- the LOC101294960 gene encoding uncharacterized protein LOC101294960, whose product MEKRLRSSLQSSAEEFLSSATKLSLKSSKPSLKSLIHKIKPSSDLSSSLPTSLSLSISDAIRSFHTLLQPNPRSPRSPPTKRPRRSRRSSTTRTRPEPDPNPEEEKHQILVKLQILACIAQLCAAHPAKAFSPEDLLPGVQALHDNLIVLESDSTLVSLIANLCEHWWKEECPGRESLISQSLPFLVSRSLTLNKKADVLRAYALREAFTCFDFEDESIEDLKLLLIRCVISPLFLKTEEGRKFLAFLFGLSSQLLKEVLAVIKSQIPFGRKSMLEAYGDVVFRGWKVAEEELRSEIENGFLQVLIEGAVHASSGSFAASIRRVLGGFINQRTTAGVEKLLFRLSEPVIFRSLQVANSNVRQNALHLLLDLFPLEDPDSTKEVKDSLLEKQFFLLGKLLVDDCPEVRVVAVEGSCRILHLFWEVIPSPTITKLVTKIFDDMSRDTSHEVRLSTLNGTMYLFGNPLCHQFLNVLLPRLGHLMMDNVLSVRVAMADLLLLIRDIQNFQFHKVVKLDVLLSTLENDQPQVAQKITRLLMPSYFPSKETVQTACNRCTTLVKRSPMAGARFCEFAASQGASLKSLMELVRVMITLVLPPNYLDEQQVEGVLRSSSNLCNTLVSQPVFKKALKEFLDGEKLKCLIAAAPTRPAQSCVFNIVSTVSPDDVAGLLDECMHLVTDCSGLSKNVEKQAEVRSAHNMLLSCDATDGMLEALTALLQKSAYRCHIKYGSEIPNLSVFSAKRKKSKSSGKMSAQRKNVGGKKVTSFEEDYSVAAGIAWQIRDLLVSVNTRKAVLGSQTLESLLICLKVISEVSILQCMHYECMDTFPVSAYTTLALHMSLQNVSSNKNDRTDLSGSTLQQIELEQALDHVLNCTEKLCGVGDSGQSSRVHSESKHTSDKSVSRREKRHREPQTHASIPSDSGNVYTEPKKLVNKVKMLTAVQRFMVDAATIGFAPQSQGRCLRSTSGYIRCVKSTLEQQPSEQIDFEEEDLKDVIVCLKSSFTYAAKLLALALKDATEASPPPAEASDLANDMLDLIISIELYLGSTYAGHMVAAVKPWVPDLILALGSGHIMKQIMGEETQTSPADRIRVHFPSWLLILAKTELSEASEVQPEDEGDSETEEFPALKKILTMIFTLLKANVSMQGVFGAIFMIGAVVGLEKKNFGLVLGLLRFVCLKVFKHDDTEWGDLMLAFLQDIYPQIEREIEEDCDEDGREKLEKAKSLLEPIWLYHLHETGRVSVMDDY is encoded by the exons ATGGAGAAGCGGCTCCGCTCCTCTCTCCAATCCTCCGCCGAAGAGTTTCTCAGCTCCGCCACCAAGCTCTCCCTCAAATCCTCAAAGCCCTCTCTCAAATCCCTAATCCACAAAATCAAACCCTCCTCCGACCTCTCCTCCTCTCTCCCCACCTCCCTGTCCCTCTCCATTTCCGATGCCATCCGCTCCTTCCACACTCTCCTCCAACCCAACCCTAGATCCCCTCGCTCTCCCCCCACCAAGCGCCCCCGCAGGTCCCGCCGCAGCTCCACGACCCGAACCAGACCCGAACCAGACCCGAATCCCGAAGAGGAGAAGCATCAGATTCTCGTGAAGCTTCAGATTCTCGCCTGTATCGCGCAGCTATGCGCTGCACATCCGGCGAAGGCTTTCTCGCCGGAGGATTTGTTGCCGGGAGTTCAAGCGCTTCACGACAATCTGATTGTTCTGGAGTCGGATTCGACGCTGGTTTCGTTGATTGCGAATCTGTGCGAGCATTGGTGGAAGGAGGAGTGTCCCGGCCGTGAATCGCTGATATCTCAGTCGCTTCCGTTCTTGGTTTCGAGGTCTCTGACGCTTAACAAGAAGGCCGACGTCCTCAGAGCCTACGCCCTCCGCGAGGCCTTCACCTGCTTCGATTTCGAAGACGAGAGCATTGAGGACTTGAAGCTGTTGCTGATTCGGTGTGTGATTTCGCCTCTGTTTCTGAAGACAGAGGAGGGGAGGAAGTTTCTGGCGTTTCTGTTCGGGCTGAGTTCGCAGCTTTTGAAGGAGGTTTTGGCTGTGATCAAGTCTCAGATTCCGTTTGGGAGGAAGTCGATGCTGGAGGCTTATGGCGATGTTGTGTTTCGGGGTTGGAAAGTGGCCGAAGAGGAGTTGAGGAGTGAGATTGAGAATGGATTCTTGCAGGTTTTGATTGAGGGAGCTGTACATGCTAGCTCTGGTTCATTTGCTGCTTCCATTAGAAGGGTTTTGGGAGGGTTTATAAACCAGAGGACCACTGCTGGTGTCGAAAAGCTTCTTTTCCGGCTCTCTGAGCCTGTCATATTTCGCTCTTTGCAG GTTGCGAATTCTAATGTTCGTCAAAATGCGCTGCATTTACTTTTGGACTTGTTCCCTCTTGAAGATCCTGATTCGACTAAAGAGGTCAAAGATTCATTGCTTGAGAAGCAGTTCTTTTTATTGGGGAAATTACTTGTAGATGATTGTCCTGAGGTTAGAGTGGTTGCGGTGGAAGGTTCTTGTCGAATTCTTCATCTGTTTTGGGAAGTAATCCCTTCCCCTACCATCACAAAGTTAGTTACTAAAATTTTCGATGATATGTCACGTGATACAAGTCATGAGGTGAGGCTTTCCACACTGAATGGCACTATGTATTTGTTTGGCAACCCCCTTTGTCATCAGTTTCTCAATGTGCTTCTACCCAGATTGGGCCATTTGATGATGGACAATGTCCTATCAGTAAGAGTTGCCATGGCCGATCTCCTCCTTCTCATAAGGGATATTCAAAATTTCCAGTTCCATAAG GTCGTGAAGTTAGATGTACTATTATCGACCCTTGAAAATGATCAACCTCAAGTTGCTCAGAAAATTACAAGGTTGCTTATGCCATCATACTTTCCCTCGAAAGAAACTGTTCAAACAGCCTGCAATCGTTGTACTACACTTGTAAAAAGGTCTCCAATGGCTGGAGCAAGGTTTTGTGAATTTGCTGCGTCCCAAGGGGCATCTCTTAAGTCTCTGATGGAACTTGTTAGGGTAATGATTACTTTGGTCTTGCCACCTAATTATCTGGATGAACAACAAGTTGAGGGTGTACTTCGTTCTTCTTCCAACCTTTGCAACACTCTAGTTAGTCAGCCAGTTTTCAAGAAGGCACTTAAAGAATTCTTGGATGGTGAAAAGTTGAAGTGCTTAATTGCTGCCGCACCTACCAGGCCTGCTCAGTCTTGTGTATTCAACATTGTATCAACTGTCTCTCCTGATGATGTGGCTGGACTTCTTGATGAATGTATGCACCTGGTTACTGATTGTAGTGGTTTATCCAAAAATGTGGAGAAGCAAGCCGAAGTGAGGTCAGCTCACAATATGTTGCTGTCTTGTGATGCTACTGATGGTATGCTGGAAGCTCTAACAGCACTTCTGCAGAAATCAGCCTATCGTTGCCATATTAAATATGGCAGTGAAATTCCGAACTTGAGTGTTTTCTCTGCAAAAAGAAAGAAATCTAAGTCCTCTGGCAAAATGTCAGCTCAACGGAAAAATGTTGGTGGAAAAAAAGTCACCAGCTTTGAGGAGGATTATTCAGTTGCGGCAGGAATAGCCTGGCAAATCAGGGACTTGCTTGTATCTGTCAATACGCGGAAGGCTGTATTGGGATCTCAAACTCTAGAATCCTTACTTATATGTCTAAAGGTCATTTCCGAAGTCAGCATTCTGCAGTGTATGCATTATGAATGTATGGACACATTTCCTGTTTCAGCATATACAACTCTTGCGCTGCATATGTCCCTTCAAAATGTCTCTTCCAATAAGAATGATAGGACTGATTTATCAGGGTCTACTTTGCAG CAGATCGAGTTGGAACAGGCATTGGATCATGTGCTTAATTGTACAGAGAAGCTATGTGGAGTAGGCGATTCTGGACAGTCTAGCAGAGTTCATTCAGAATCTAAGCATACTAGTGATAAGTCTGTGAGTCGTCGTGAAAAAAGGCACAGAGAACCTCAAACACATGCCTCCATTCCAAGTGATAGTG GAAATGTATATACTGAACCAAAGAAGTTGGTTAACAAGGTGAAGATGCTTACTGCAGTTCAAAGGTTCATGGTTGATGCTGCTACAATAGGTTTTGCCCCTCAATCTCAGGGAAGATGCTTAAGATCCACATCAGGTTATATACGATGTGTCAAATCTACTTTGGAGCAACAACCTAGTGAGCAAATTGATTTTGAGGAGGAAGATTTGAAGGATGTAATTGTCTGTTTGAAAAGCTCCTTCACCTATGCAGCAAAATTACTCGCTCTAGCTCTTAAAGATGCTACTGAAGCTTCACCACCTCCAGCAGAAGCTTCCGATCTTGCCAACGATATGCTTGATTTAATCATCTCGATTGAATTATACTTGGGCTCAACCTATGCTGGACATATGGTGGCAGCAGTGAAGCCTTGGGTTCCTGACTTGATTTTGGCATTAGGATCTGGGCACATTATGAAACAGATTATGGGAGAAGAGACACAAACGAGTCCAGCTGATCGCATCAGAGTCCACTTCCCGTCATGGCTCTTAATTTTAGCCAAGACTGAGCTCTCTGAAGCTAGTGAAGTCCAGCCAGAAGATGAAGGAGATTCTGAAACTGAAGAGTTTCCTGCCTTGAAGAAAATTCTCACAATGATTTTCACATTGTTGAAAGCAAATGTCAGCATGCAGGGTGTGTTTGGGGCGATCTTCATGATTGGTGCTGTAGTGGGGCTCGAGAAGAAAAATTTTGGGTTGGTTTTAGGACTTCTACGGTTTGTATGCCTGAAGGTATTCAAGCATGATGACACAGAATGGGGTGATTTGATGCTGGCATTTCTACAAGATATTTACCCTCAGATTGAGAGAGAAATTGAAGAAGATTGTGATGAAGATGGAAGGGAAAAACTGGAAAAGGCCAAGAGCTTGCTGGAACCTATTTGGTTGTATCATCTGCATGAAACTGGAAGGGTCTCTGTGATGGATGATTATTAG
- the LOC101293330 gene encoding proline-rich receptor-like protein kinase PERK1-like: MSSPAEAPVESPPESPSEPPPSEPPPESPSEPPPESPSEPPPESQSEPPPESPSEPPPESPSEPPPESPSEPPPESPSEPPPESPSEPPALPPATQSGVPPENRYESTTPPVSSVNLVKGITSSKGTSVGLIIGCALGGILLVLVAVGIFIWFVRYRRKRKKSKQRGAVEIYYGDFSGENKVSLNPHQVKFKPSIPGYLQISPPAMSAPSPSTNSTSPPPPPPSNATAPTSTSPTTNATVSPPPTNSTTSSDTPPVGNLPTNTNVGIIVGVAIGGFSVLVAVAIIFFFYRRRQKRLAKANESGEPPKDDPLKGPPQNLQQNYTPPSADKIEIYPMPTHSRGPSSTGSGYGSEKPSSAFGFSESTFTYQELAMATNGFSSENLLGQGGFGYVHKGVLPNGKVVAIKQLKAGSGQGEREFQAEVEVINRVHHRHLVSLVGYCISGAQRLLVYEFVSNNTLEFHLHGMGRPTMTWPMRMKIALGSAKGLAYLHEDCHPKIIHRDIKAANILIDENFEAKVADFGLAKLALDTDTHVSTRVMGTFGYLAPEYASSGKLSDKSDVFSFGVVLLELITGHRPIDKTHSFTDDSMVEWARPLLAQALEKGNFDGLVDARLQNDYNSSEMACMVACAAACVRHSARHRPKMSQVLRALEGNLSPDELNEGVIPGHSMIYSSSESTQYSTQEYKQDMLKFRKLALEESQELDQGISETSGPSSDFGQHQSASSGEGQQTTKDIEYGRTDKDTQDFGKSS, from the exons ATGTCGTCACCGGCGGAGGCACCAGTTGAATCTCCGCCGGAGAGCCCGTCTGAACCTCCGCCTTCTGAACCTCCGCCGGAGAGCCCGTCTGAACCTCCTCCGGAGAGCCCGTCTGAACCTCCTCCGGAGAGCCAGTCTGAACCTCCGCCGGAGAGCCCGTCTGAACCTCCTCCGGAGAGCCCGTCTGAACCTCCTCCGGAGAGCCCGTCTGAACCACCGCCGGAGAGCCCGTCTGAACCTCCTCCGGAGAGCCCGTCTGAACCTCCGGCTTTACCTCCCGCGACCCAATCCGGTGTTCCTCCCGAAAACAGATACGAATCAACAACACCACCAGTGTCATCTGTGAATCTGGTGAAGGGGATAACCTCATCGAAAGGAACTTCCGTCGGCCTGATTATCGGGTGTGCCCTAGGAGGCATACTACTTGTTTTGGTCGCGGTGGGCATTTTCATATGGTTTGTACGTTATAGGAGGAAGAGAAAGAAGAGCAAACAACGTGGAGCAGTGGAGATTTACTATGGAGATTTTTCAGGTGAAAATAAAG TTTCACTCAATCCTCACCAAGTCAAATTCAAACCCTCCATCCCCGGCTATCTTCAAATCTCGCCGCCGGCCATGTCAGCGCCGTCGCCTTCCACCAACTCCACCTCTCCTCCTCCTCCGCCGCCGAGCAACGCCACAGCTCCTACCAGTACTTCTCCGACGACCAACGCTACCGTGTCTCCTCCTCCAACTAACTCCACCACATCGTCCGATACGCCGCCCGTAGGGAACCTGCCGACGAACACAAACGTCGGAATTATAGTCGGAGTTGCGATAGGAGGGTTTAGTGTGCTGGTTGCAGTCGCCATTATCTTCTTTTTCTATCGGAGACGGCAGAAGAGGTTAGCTAAGGCGAATGAGTCAGGGGAACCACCCAAAG ATGACCCATTAAAAGGCCCACCTCAGAATTTGCAACAGAACTATACTCCTCCGTCAGCAGACAAAATAGAAATATATCCAATGCCTACTCATTCCCGAGGACCTTCTTCAACCGGCAGCGGCTATGGATCAGAGAAACCTTCCTCAGCCTTTGGATTTTCTGAAAGCACATTTACATATCAAGAATTAGCCATGGCAACAAATGGTTTCTCCAGTGAAAATCTTCTTGGTCAAGGAGGCTTTGGTTATGTCCATAAAGGAGTTCTTCCAAATGGGAAAGTGGTTGCAATTAAACAGCTGAAAGCTGGGAGTGGACAGGGGGAGCGTGAATTCCAGGCAGAGGTTGAAGTCATTAATCGTGTCCATCACAGACATCTTGTTTCACTGGTTGGATACTGCATTAGTGGGGCGCAAAGGTTGCTTGTTTATGAGTTTGTTTCCAACAACACCTTGGAATTTCACTTGCATG GAATGGGGCGACCAACTATGACTTGGCCAATGAGAATGAAAATTGCTCTAGGATCTGCAAAAGGATTGGCATATCTCCATGAGGACT GTCATCCCAAGATCATACATCGCGACATCAAGGCTGCCAACATTCTCATTGATGAAAACTTTGAGGCGAAG GTCGCAGACTTTGGACTTGCCAAGTTGGCCTTAGATACAGATACTCATGTCTCCACTAGGGTTATGGGAACTTTTGG ATACTTAGCTCCTGAATATGCATCCAGTGGAAAGCTCAGTGATAAGTCAGATGTCTTCTCGTTTGGGGTCGTGCTATTGGAGTTGATTACTGGACACCGACCCATTGATAAAACTCATTCCTTCACTGATGATAGTATGGTTGAGTGG GCAAGGCCTTTGCTAGCACAAGCATTGGAAAAGGGAAATTTTGATGGTCTTGTTGATGCAAGGTTGCAAAATGATTACAACTCCAGCGAAATGGCTTGTATGGTTGCCTGTGCTGCTGCTTGTGTGCGTCATTCTGCCCGCCATCGGCCAAAAATGAGCCAG GTACTTCGAGCTTTGGAAGGCAATCTTTCTCCAGATGAATTAAATGAAGGAGTCATACCAGGTCATAGCATGATATACAGTTCATCTGAAAGCACACAATACAGCACTCAAGAATACAAGCAAGACATGTTGAAATTTAGGAAGTTAGCACTAGAAGAAAGCCAAGAGCTAGATCAAGGAATTAGTGAGACCAGTGGGCCCAGCAGTGATTTTGGCCAGCACCAATCTGCCTCTAGTGGTGAAGGCCAACAAACAACTAAAGATATCGAGTATGGGCGAACGGACAAAGACACCCAAGACTTTGGTAAAAGCTCTTGA